In one Carassius carassius chromosome 48, fCarCar2.1, whole genome shotgun sequence genomic region, the following are encoded:
- the rpl32 gene encoding 60S ribosomal protein L32: MVQLRPLTRPKILKKRTKKFIRHQSDRYVKIKKNWRKPRGIDNRVRRRFKGQMLMPNIGYGSNKKTKHMLPSGFRKFLVHNIKELEVLMMSNKSHCAEIAHNVSSKNRKLIVERAAQLAIKVTNPNARLRSEENE, from the exons ATGGTTCAACTCAGACCCCTAACCAGACCTAAAATCCTCAAGAAGAGGACCAAGAAGTTCATCAGACATCAGTCCGACCGCTATGTCAAGATCAAG AAAAACTGGAGGAAGCCCAGAGGTATCGACAACAGAGTGCGCAGACGCTTCAAGGGTCAGATGTTGATGCCCAACATCGGTTATGGGAGTAACAAGAAGACCAAACACATGCTGCCCTCTGGATTCAGGAAGTTCTTGGTCCACAATATCAAGGAACTTGAAGTCCTCATGATGAGCAacaa GTCCCATTGTGCAGAGATCGCCCACAATGTGTCTTCAAAGAACAGGAAGCTCATTGTAGAGAGGGCCGCTCAGTTGGCCATTAAGGTTACAAACCCCAACGCCAGACTCCGCAGCGAGGAGAACGAATAA
- the cand2 gene encoding cullin-associated NEDD8-dissociated protein 2 produces the protein MSNVTFYISNLLEKMTSTDKDFRFMAANDLMMELQKDSIKLDEESERKVVAMLLKLLEDKNGEVQNLAVKCLGPLVGKVKECQVETMVDTLCSNMVSNKEQLRDISSMGLKTVIAELPPSSTGLSLTVNVCKKITSQLIGAMGMQDDVSIQLEALDILSDMLGRLSTALVNFHQSILTSLLAQLTSPHMAVRKRSIIALGHLVPSCSPALFTRLTEHLMGELSRGPPTASVRTYIQCLATVSRRGGHRIGEHLQTIVPMVVKFCNVEDDELREFCFQAFEAFVSRCPKEMSPNIQAIIKLCLKYITYDPNYNYDADNDEDDSMDVEDKEDEDQESDDEYSDDDDMSWKVRRSSVKCLEAIISSRRDLLVELYGSVGPTLVSRFKEREDNVKTDIFSAFVALLRQTRRPHGPILDTGAKEEPAISLLKKQVPTVVKALHRQLKEKSMRCRQSCFSLLTEMANVLPGQLGEHIPALVPGIIYSLTDKSTSSNLKIDALAFLNVLLSSHNPEIFHPHINVILPPVIQCVEDPFYKITSEALQVTQQIVKLMRPLDKPVSFDAKPYIKIVFACTLKKLKAADIDQEVKERAIFSMGHILSHFGDQLGADLQPTLQIFLERLKNEITRLVAVKTLTLVASSPLKIDLRPILTEGIPMLGSFLRKNQRALKLNTITALNVMVTNYSDSFKPPLIDSILSEVPALIQESDMHISQVAITLITCMAKVCPSSLSKIGGTILPEVLNLVHSPLLQGGALNSLLEFFKVLVATKANNMSYSDLLKALRGPFYDSRSTDSMSMHKQSYYSVAKCVAALSMACPKEASGVVTNLIQDVKKPKSSESVRILSLLCLGEIGRFMNFEGQKELKGVIMEAFGSPNEEVKSAASFALGNICVGNLGEYLPFMLKEIGSQPKRQYLLLHSLKEMISALSAESLKPHVENIWDLLFKHCECAEEGTRNIVAECLGKLTLVSPSELIPRLKKQLSSGSPLSRSTVVTAVKFTIVEHPMPIDSLLKGCIGDFLKTLQDPDLNVRRVALVMFNSAAHNKPSLIRGLLTSLLPHLYKETQIRKDLVREVEMGPFKHTVDDGLDVRKAAFECMYTLLDSCMDCLDIFEFLNHVEEGLKDHYDIKMLTFIMLARLSKLCPAAVVQRLDRLVEPLKATCTTKVKAGSVKQEFEKQEELRRSAMRAVAALLSISEVEKSPAMADFANQIRSNTEMATIFESLQGDPLTGVVESMDTS, from the exons ATGTCGAATGTCACCTTTTACATTTCCAATCTTTTGGAAAAAATGACATCCACTGACAAAGACTTTCG GTTTATGGCAGCCAATGACCTGATGATGGAGCTCCAGAAGGACTCAATCAAACTGGACGAGGAAAGCGAGAGGAAAGTTGTGGCGATGCTACTCAAACTTCTGGAGGACAAAAATGGAGAAGTGCAAAACTTGGCTGTCAAATG TCTCGGTCCTTTGGTGGGAAAAGTGAAGGAGTGTCAGGTGGAGACGATGGTGGACACGCTTTGCTCCAACATGGTGTCCAACAAAGAGCAGCTGAGGGACATTTCCAGCATGGGCCTGAAGACCGTCATCGCTGAACTGCCACCATCATCTACAG GTTTGAGCCTCACAGTCAACGTCTGTAAGAAAATCACGTCCCAGTTGATTGGAGCCATGGGAATGCAAGACGATGTGTCCATTCAGCTGGAGGCTTTGGATATTCTCTCCGACATGTTGGGCAG GTTGAGCACTGCTCTGGTGAACTTCCATCAGTCGATTCTGACCAGCCTCCTCGCTCAGCTTACGAGTCCTCATATGGCTGTGAGGAAACGCTCTATAATTGCTCTGGGTCACCTGGTGCCCAGTTGTAGCCCGGCTTTGTTCACGCGGCTCACCGAACACCTCATGGGCGAACTGTCCCGCGGACCGCCCACCGCCAGCGTCCGCACCTACATCCAGTGCCTGGCTACGGTCAGCAGACGAGGAGGACACAGGATTG GTGAACACCTGCAAACGATTGTGCCAATGGTGGTGAAATTTTGTAACGTGGAGGATGATGAGCTACGCGAGTTCTGCTTTCAAGCTTTTGAAGCTTTTGTTAGCAG ATGTCCGAAGGAAATGTCTCCTAACATACAAGCAATCATCAAGTTATGTTTGAAGTACATCACCTATGACCCCAATTACAACTACGATGCTGATAATGATGAGGATGACAGCATGGACGTTGAGGACAAAGAGGATGAAGATCAAG AGTCTGATGATGAATATAGTGATGATGATGACATGAGCTGGAAGGTGCGGCGTTCCTCTGTGAAATGTCTGGAGGCGATAATCAGCAGCCGCAGGGATCTGCTGGTGGAGCTTTATGGATCTGTAGGCCCAACGTTGGTGTCCCGTTTCAAAGAGCGTGAGGACAATGTTAAAACTGACATTTTCTCAGCCTTCGTGGCTTTGCTCAGACAGACCAGACGCCCTCATGGTCCCATTCTGGACACAGGGGCTAAAGAGGAGCCTGCAATTTCTCTCTTGAAGAAACAG GTACCTACAGTTGTAAAAGCTTTACACCGACAGCTAAAGGAGAAAAGCATGAGATGTAGGCAAAGCTGCTTCAGTCTCCTGACAGAAATGGCCAATGTACTGCCTGGTCAACTGGGAGAACACATACCAGCCCTCGTTCCAG GTATTATTTACTCCTTGACAGACAAGTCAACCTCTTCAAATCTGAAAATTGATGCCCTTGCTTTCCTCAATGTTCTCTTAAGTAGCCACAACCCAGAGATCTTCCACCCACACATTAACGTCATCTTACCACCGGTCATCCAATGCGTGGAAGACCCGTTTTATAAGATCACATCTGAGGCCCTCCAAGTCACCCAGCAGATCGTCAAGCTCATGCGCCCACTGGACAAGCCCGTCTCTTTTGATGCCAAACCCTACATTAAGATTGTGTTTGCCTGCACCTTGAAGAAGTTAAAGGCGGCTGACATAGACCAAGAAGTGAAAGAGCGAGCCATTTTCTCCATGGGTCACATTTTGAGTCATTTTGGTGACCAGCTTGGTGCTGACCTGCAGCCCACCTTGCAGATATTTCTGGAAAGGCTTAAAAATGAAATCACCAGACTTGTCGCAGTGAAGACTTTGACCCTTGTTGCTTCCTCGCCACTTAAAATCGACTTAAGGCCCATTTTAACGGAGGGGATACCAATGCTTGGATCCTTCTTACGGAAAAACCAGCGAGCCCTTAAGTTGAACACGATAACGGCCCTGAATGTTATGGTCACAAACTACAGTGACAGCTTCAAGCCGCCTTTGATAGACTCCATACTGAGTGAGGTACCTGCTTTGATTCAGGAGAGTGATATGCATATCTCACAAGTAGCAATAACGCTGATCACCTGTATGGCCAAAGTTTGCCCTTCCTCTTTGAGCAAGATTGGGGGGACAATTTTACCTGAAGTGCTTAACTTAGTCCATTCACCACTGCTACAAGGAGGTGCTCTTAATTCCTTACTTGAGTTCTTCAAGGTTCTTGTAGCCACAAAGGCAAACAACATGAGTTACAGTGACCTTCTGAAAGCCTTGAGGGGGCCTTTCTATGATTCAAGGTCAACTGACTCCATGTCCATGCATAAACAGTCCTACTACTCGGTGGCCAAGTGTGTAGCAGCCTTGTCAATGGCCTGTCCCAAAGAGGCTTCTGGAGTGGTCACCAACCTTATCCAGGATGTTAAGAAACCCAAATCTTCAGAGTCTGTGAGAATTCTCTCGTTGCTGTGCCTTGGGGAAATTGGACGTTTTATGAACTTCGAAGGGCAGAAGGAACTGAAGGGAGTCATAATGGAAGCCTTCGGATCTCCTAACGAGGAAGTCAAGTCTGCCGCATCTTTTGCTTTGGGAAACATTTGTGTCGGAAACCTGGGAGAGTACTTGCCATTCATGCTCAAGGAGATCGGAAGCCAGCCAAAGAGACAGTACCTACTTCTGCACTCCCTCAAGGAAATGATTAGCGCTCTGTCAGCCGAAAGTCTCAAGCCTCATGTCGAGAACATCTGGGATCTGCTGTTCAAGCACTGTGAATGTGCAGAAGAGGGTACTCGCAATATAGTAGCCGAATGTTTGGGGAAACTCACACTGGTCAGTCCATCTGAACTCATACCAAGGCTAAAGAAACAACTGTCCTCAG GGTCTCCTCTTTCCCGCAGTACGGTTGTAACTGCAGTGAAGTTCACTATTGTAGAGCACCCCATGCCCATAGACTCACTCCTCAAAGGATGCAttg GTGACTTCCTGAAAACACTCCAAGACCCTGACCTCAATGTTCGGCGGGTGGCTTTAGTCATGTTCAATTCAGCCGCCCACAACAAACCCTCCCTGATCCGTGGACTTCTGACATCACTTCTCCCACATCTATACAAAGAGACCCAGATCAGAAAAGACCTTGTTAGAGAG GTTGAGATGGGCCCCTTCAAGCACACAGTAGATGATGGTTTGGACGTCCGTAAGGCGGCGTTTGAATGCATGTATACTCTGCTGGACAGCTGCATGGACTGTTTGGACATTTTTGAATTTCTGAACCATGTTGAAGAAGGCCTGAAAGATCACTATGACATTAAA ATGCTGACCTTCATTATGCTCGCCAGACTTTCTAAACTCTGTCCTGCCGCTGTAGTACAAAGACTGGACAGATTAGTGGAACCACTGAAAGCTACTTGCACTACAAAA GTAAAAGCCGGTTCAGTGAAGCAAGAGTTTGAGAAACAGGAAGAGCTGAGGCGCTCTGCCATGCGTGCAGTCGCCGCCCTGCTGTCCATCAGCGAGGTGGAAAAGAGCCCTGCTATGGCAGACTTTGCCAATCAGATCAGAAGCAACACAGAGATGGCCACCATCTTTGAGAGCCTGCAAGGAGACCCCTTAACAGGGGTTGTGGAATCGATGGACACCAGTTAG
- the sec13 gene encoding protein SEC13 homolog: MVSVINTVDTSHEDMIHDAQMDYYGTRLATCSSDRSVKIFDVKNGGQILVADLRGHEGPVWQVAWAHPMYGNILASCSYDRKVIIWKEENGTWDKMYEYTGHDSSVNSVCWGPHDFGLFLACGSSDGAISVLTCSGDGHWDVKKINNAHTIGCNAVSWAPAVVPGSLIEQPTGQKPNYIKRFVSGGCDNLVKLWKEEDGQWKEDQKLEAHSDWVRDVGWAPSIGLPTSTIASCSQDGRVFIWTCDDPAGNTWTAKLLHKFNDVVWHVSWSITGNILAVSGGDNKVTLWKESVDGQWACISDVNKGQGAVTSITDSQQNEQ, encoded by the exons ATG GTTTCAGTCATTAACACAGTGGACACCTCACACGAGGACATGATC CATGATGCTCAGATGGATTATTATGGCACCAGGCTGGCCACCTGCTCTTCTGATCGCTCTGTGAAGATCTTCGACGTCAAAAACGGAGGGCAGATCCTCGTGGCTGATCTGAGGGG TCATGAGGGTCCAGTGTGGCAGGTGGCCTGGGCTCACCCCATGTACGGCAACATCCTGGCATCCTGCTCCTACGACAGGAAGGTGATCATCTGGAAGGAGGAGAACGGCACCTGGGACAAGATGTATGAATACACCGGCCACGACTCCTCCG TGAACTCTGTTTGTTGGGGGCCGCATGACTTCGGCTTGTTTCTGGCCTGTGGCAGCTCAGACGGTGCCATTTCTGTGTTGACCTGCTCTGGAGATGGACACTGGGATGTTAAGAAGATCAACAATGCACATACA ATCGGCTGTAACGCTGTGAGTTGGGCCCCAGCTGTTGTTCCAGGGAGTCTTATTGAGCAGCCAACAGGACAGAAGCCCAACTACATCAAGAGATTTGTGTCTGGAGGCTGTGACAATCTGGTCAAGCTTTGGAA GGAAGAGGACGGCCAGTGGAAAGAGGACCAGAAGCTGGAGGCACACAGTGATTGGGTGAGAGATGTTGGCTGGGCTCCTTCCATTGGTCTGCCGACCAGCACAATCGCCAGCTGCTCACAG GATGGTCGTGTGTTTATCTGGACGTGTGACGACCCAGCCGGTAACACCTGGACGGCTAAACTGCTCCACAAATTTAATGACGTGGTGTGGCACGTGAGCTGGTCCATCACAGGAAACATCCTGGCTGTGTCAGGAGGAGACAACAAA GTGACCCTGTGGAAGGAGTCAGTGGACGGACAGTGGGCTTGTATCAGTGACGTCAACAAAGGCCAGGGGGCCGTGACCTCCATCACAGACAGCCAACAGAACGAGCAGTGA